In Sebastes fasciatus isolate fSebFas1 chromosome 15, fSebFas1.pri, whole genome shotgun sequence, a genomic segment contains:
- the cln8 gene encoding protein CLN8, translating to MDPPDQQTSPLPQPSAEYFKWDYRLQLIGLGFSFYAGIFLLSHLLSVALCRTYNSLIAKEKVFWNLAATRAVFGIQSIIAGLRALTEDSALTRDRVRGQEDWSWFNVLTATGFFVFENVALHTSSVVFRSFDLPLATHHFFALTGYASAVVWDSLGHFLSMVTLLLEMSTPFTCISWMLLKAGWARTLFWRANQWVMIHTFHCRMVLTYYMWWVSLTHWGELSTVAPLPLPPLLIFFVGLALLTFIINPIWTHKKTMQLLNPVDWNFENKPAPLNGAAGGQSEVSVKPHAS from the exons ATGGATCCTCCTGACCAGCAGACCAGCCCTCTTCCGCAGCCCAGTGCAGAGTACTTCAAATGGGACTACCGCCTTCAGCTCATTGGCCTGGGCTTTAGCTTCTATGCAGGAATATTCCTCCTCTCCCACCTCCTGTCTGTGGCATTGTGCCGCACCTACAACTCCCTGATAGCTAAGGAGAAGGTTTTCTGGAACCTCGCAGCGACTCGGGCAGTGTTCGGCATCCAGAGTATTATAGCCGGTCTCCGAGCCCTGACTGAGGACTCGGCGTTAaccagagacagagtgaggggACAAGAAGACTGGTCGTGGTTCAATGTCCTCACAGCCACAGGTTTCTTTGTGTTTGAGAATGTGGCACTTCACACCTCCAGTGTTGTATTTCGGTCATTTGACCTCCCGCTGGCCACGCACCATTTCTTTGCCCTGACGGGATATGCATCAGCAGTAGTGTGGGATTCCCTGGGCCACTTCCTGTCGATGGTTACGCTGCTGCTGGAGATGAGCACGCCATTCACCTGTATATCCTGGATGTTACTGAAG GCTGGCTGGGCACGCACCCTGTTTTGGAGAGCCAACCAGTGGGTGATGATCCACACATTCCACTGTCGCATGGTGCTCACCTACTACATGTGGTGGGTATCCTTGACCCATTGGGGAGAGCTCAGCACCGTAGCACCCCTTCCCCTTCCCCCTCTCCTGATCTTCTTCGTTGGCCTCGCGCTGCTCACATTTATCATCAACCCCATCTGGACGCACAAGAAGACCATGCAGCTGCTTAATCCTGTGGACTGGAACTTTGAAAACAAGCCGGCACCGCTAAATGGCGCCGCAGGGGGTCAGTCTGAGGTTTCTGTCAAACCCCACGCCAGCTGA